The Nicotiana tabacum cultivar K326 chromosome 5, ASM71507v2, whole genome shotgun sequence sequence GACGGTAACAagtcttacttcaatatttggttccacaataacAACCTTaactttgagtcaatactcaatcaataccAAGTTCTGTAAACATGATAAAAATGCTCAACATAACGAGTAGCCAGTCAAAACATGGATAATATGATCAAAGAAAGCAGCAATTACAAGAAAAGACCCACTCGCATGCTATAACTCGACAAAAACgcatacgtactcgtcacctcacctatatgtTGTACCGAACAttcaaacacatagcaaataggcaaataagATCTAATCActcaagccaaggctaaccacgacacttacctcgcttcaaaGGCCAAACTCAaacctcaaccacaacttttcccttcaaacaagcctccagaccaatagaatctagcaaattaccaaccaaacgatttaATTTAAGCCTTAGGagctacccacgattgcaaaggattcaatttatgccattttttaaaaaatcaacAAAACTCAATATCAGGGCCCGCTTGGCGCAAACCCGAAATTCGAACAAAAATCCGATtgcccattcacccccgagcccggatatataattggttttggaatccggcctcaatttgaggtctaaatcccaaaattttgagatccctagtttctacccaaaaatccccaattccaccataaAAACCTTatattctaggttgaaatcttgtaaaatacAGTGAAAGATTGAaggaaactagtttagaatcacttgcctatgatttggggaagagaagttctttagaaaatcgcctcttgtattttaagttttgaaaatttgaagaatgggagaaaaataCCGTCTAAGTCACTTTTACatagctgcagatgtcgcaaatgcaaacttgcGAAGCCCGCAAATGTAAGaaaagcttcgcaaatgcaaactcctCGTATCTCTgctaccttcgcaaatgcgaacaatttgTTCGCACTTGCGAACAATTTGTTCGCACTTGCGAACATGAAACAATCACAAATGCGACAGAAATCTTACAAATGAGAGAATCCCAGTCCCAGCCCATGCTCGCTAATGCAAAGTGTTCATTGGAAAGAGGCTCGCATTTGAGAGCCAGACCTCGCCTTTGAGAAGTTTGCAGTCCAGCACCGGATAAAACTTGCACCAGCTATGattctaagtccaaaaccactccgaagcctatccaaaactcacccgagccctcagggctccaaaccaaacaagtacacaagtcttaaaacattatacgaacttgtttgagtgatcaaattaccaaaataacacctagaactacgaattttgcaccaaatcgaatgaaattttcaagaaaatattaaaacttctaatttctcaaccggacgtccgaatcacgtcaaagcAATTCcgtttttcatcaaatttcacagaccagccataaatattatatttgacCTGTACCtgactccgaaaccaaaatacggactcgaTATCAGCAAGGCCAAacatcaattaattgttaaaaatcattagattttcagacttttaattttaaataaaaattcataactcaagctagggagcTCCAAATTCGATTATGGGGATACACCTAGGTCCCATATTTCAACACGGGCCCAtcgagaccgtcaaaatacgggtccgagtccatttactcaaaatattgatcgaagttaactaaaattaacttttaagacaAAATTCTTATCTTTATTAGCTTTTAGCATATAAGCCTTCTGGGTCAATACCCGGACTGCATATCAGATCGAGGAAGGCTAGAATGAGGTTCTAAAGACTTCGAAATACAGAATTTAGTTCTAatacataagatgacctatcgggtcatcacaaattTCAACCTAGCTATTGAGGGTAATTAtatttctacctaatgtgagtttaatacatagattatgggtagattttaacatataaatttGAGGAATTTATTGGTTGAATGGAAAACCTatgtttttttataaaaataggatTTAACCACGATATTGGTTATAAAATTtagtgaaaaatatatatttgagttcatgaggttatgagtaacaactttcttcaaaaaaattCAGAATCCGACATGTGGGCCCATAGGTCAATTCTAGGAATCTTACATTTAGGGTTGGGCAATCACTTCATTGGAATATGAACTTATATTTATACACCATTTGATTAGTTTTGGTTTGTTCGacaccgaattgagggtttgaccctaatcttggaccggaaagtaggctttgatacgaagtaagtctcttttctaaccttgtaagagggaattaaccccataggtgaattaattaatatgtgctcctatttgtgggggctacatacgtgcgaggtgacgagagtccgaaCGTatctactaattatgctattgtccggatAGTCTAGGACCCTATCATGCTATACTTAAAATGTTTGCACCGTAGTTGTTAACTTAATTGTTAGTCatattaaaattgataaaagagttataaaaagttaaatttcacttacttgaagttgtgaatGGGATACTTGACTGTTATTAAGAATTTCTGTTTCTTTAAAGTATTTCCTATTTGTGGAGCAGGTCGAGCACCTCAGTACCAGACAAATGAATCTATGGTTCGTTCCATTCGACACTCgatagtgcacaatttaaatattattatgttggatcgggccgtacgacctcggcataatttgcgcatgataaatctttggaacccATTTGTAATTGATATTGTTCATTGACTTGAgacataaattgttaaatgatggaaaatAAACTTGAGATATATTCTTAGCGAAAAAAGTATTTATTATTCATGTTATTGTGTTTTCTGctatatttatgtaattcatgcTTAGTTATTATTTTGACATCTTATTGTTAGCTCATAGTAACTGTCAAAGTcgattcctcgtcactacttcttcgagtttaaactggatacttactgggtacaagttgtttatgtactcatactacacttctgcacttaatgtacaagatctgaggtaggtgcatctggatatcagtccgGCGCGCATACTTGATCCCTATTACGAGACTACACGGTGAGCTGTCTTCCGAGCCTTTCTGCAGCAGCcggagtttttcttttgtttattgttctgcctattttatttcagacagtatagtagtaatcttttgtatattctactaataGCCTATACaattgtgacaccaaatcttGGCACATACTAGTAGACTTGTGTTTTTGGTTTTCTTTCTATATATGGTTATGCTTGCACTCATCTGCTTtcgttttaattattttaaacctgTTATTTATTAAATCTTTTAAATTAAGGAAAGTTATTTACTTGAAAAACCCATTAAAAAGGGAAATCACAAGATTGTTCgttgttggcttgtctgacaacGGTGCTAGGCGCTATCACGGCCTATaatagaattgggtcgtgacatagataAATGAGCGTCATATTTACTTTAAGCAAATATAAAATCATACGAATTAAAAATATGTTGAATAAGTTAATTTATTAAAAGACAGTCTCTAATATTATTATATTTCCAAAAAAGATCTAATACTGGAGATCTACTACTCAGGGATTCCATTTCTTTTTTTGCTTTAAATAGGAGACCATCTTCTCTATTCTATTCTATTGTATTCtattttctcttctcttctaTTCTATTACTAAGCCTCAAATCTCTGCTCTTACTTTAGTGTAAAAGATGGGGAGGTTATTTTTGGTAGATCTTGAAGGCAGAACTGTTAACTGCAGAGTCTGCAAAACCCAACTTGCCCTTACTAGTAACCTTATGTTAAAGAATTTTATTTGCCACAAGGAAAAAGCATACTTATTCAGCAATGTGGTAAATATAACTTTTGGACCTAATGAGGAGAAAATGATACTTTCTGAAATGCACACAATTGCAGATATATTTTGTTGTTGCTGTGGGCAGATTGTTGGCTTGAAATTTGTGGCAGCCCCATATGGCGATAATCACAAGTATAAAGAAGGGAATTTTGTCCTTGAAAAAGGGCAAATTTTCTTTGTCCATGCATAATCTTAGTTTCCTTTGTACCTTATtaactaaaatgatatatttcTATGGTTGTATCTTGTATTTCTTACGCAAAGAATTAATGCAAGCTTTGTCattatctttttcattttcacATTAATACCAGAGTTTCATATATGCATATAAGTTTAGTTTCGGCTCTTGAAAgattgttttatttttcaatcaCCACAATTTCTGGTATGTCTAGAGGGGAAAAGTCAAAAACGATTTCGTACTTTAGGGCATAATTTTGCTCTACACATGAGATTCACATTCGAGAAAATATCACAGACAGAGGGTTTGACTAGTGGTAGAAGATAGAATGATAGATAGATGTTTCGAAATTGGTTTAATCAAGTCATGTATGTATCTTGAAGGTTTCTTTGAATGATATAAGAAAGGGTCTCGTCACCGGACGGTAAAATTActtaaatagaaataaaaaagggTTTAGTATTACAAAAATTGATATTTAATAACcaccattttatttttaaaattcaaattcgTTTGTAGGGTTTACCGTTAAACAAAAGAAATAACTTTTATACTTAGTTACAATTTGAATAAAAAAATTATCTTATAAAGATTTCATATGTTTTATTGATTGATCTCTTGTGTTATTTTGTACCAATCACTTGTGAAAATTTCATGTGATTAGCCATAAAAAATAGAAATCTCGTCATAAAAAGTACCAATTAACCACTTGATTAATGGCTGAATCAAACTAAATATATAATTCGATTAATTTGATATAGttatttaaaactaaatcctaaatttTCCTACAGAACttgattaatttataaaagtgcaaattaattctcaataacaattaacacacaattaaatagcaattacgataaaatcacacaatttggacattaaatgctaaaaatgcaacgtac is a genomic window containing:
- the LOC142181003 gene encoding protein yippee-like At5g53940, translated to MGRLFLVDLEGRTVNCRVCKTQLALTSNLMLKNFICHKEKAYLFSNVVNITFGPNEEKMILSEMHTIADIFCCCCGQIVGLKFVAAPYGDNHKYKEGNFVLEKGQIFFVHA